In Candidatus Aramenus sp. CH1, the following proteins share a genomic window:
- a CDS encoding ATP-binding cassette domain-containing protein: MYAVEVKGLSFSYLGSSKPSVVVDELYIEEGESVLVVGKSGSGKSTLVNCINGVIPHMISGELRGDVVVMGNRVKETPLSKLSTVVGTVLQDPESQVVNYLVEEEVAFGPENLALPPEEVKERVSEALRVAGIEHLANRETTKLSGGELQRTVLASVLAMRPKILILDEPTSNIDPEGTNSVFATLRELKGKKTMIVVEHKVERVLPFVDRVILVDKGRVALDLRKEEIIEGVETLVEAGVEVPSYFVLSRKLKLPRPDFEAVRKGIKEGKVALEVPKRKEVPEPPIMSASLKVTAKDREIVDASIEVKRGELIALMGRNGAGKTTLLKAIAGLSGNELKVTGSIRFEGEELIRRPIWYRGKYFMYLPQSFDLILVTNKVEDEIAFSLKRRGVKGFGQAVERYLREFGLEEYRKQDPMLLSMGQRRRVAMASVLASGVKVLFMDEPTSGQDFYNRIVLGKELREMTDKGYSIVVVTHDSRFAYEFADRVVLMSEGKVVANGKPEDVFKVSRRYGVEPPSDFLLRW, translated from the coding sequence ATGTACGCCGTGGAGGTAAAGGGACTGTCTTTTTCTTACTTAGGCTCCTCTAAGCCCTCAGTAGTAGTGGACGAGCTATATATAGAGGAGGGCGAGTCCGTCCTCGTGGTGGGGAAGTCGGGCTCTGGGAAGTCCACGCTGGTCAACTGCATAAACGGGGTCATCCCCCACATGATCTCAGGGGAGCTCAGGGGAGACGTGGTCGTAATGGGCAACAGGGTGAAGGAGACTCCCCTGTCTAAGCTGTCCACGGTAGTGGGGACTGTCCTGCAGGACCCAGAGAGCCAAGTGGTCAACTACTTAGTGGAGGAAGAGGTGGCCTTCGGCCCAGAGAACCTCGCCCTTCCCCCAGAGGAGGTAAAGGAGAGAGTGTCAGAGGCCCTAAGGGTAGCTGGGATAGAGCACTTGGCTAATAGGGAGACCACTAAGCTGTCTGGAGGAGAGCTACAGAGGACAGTACTAGCGTCAGTCCTAGCCATGAGGCCCAAGATCCTGATCCTCGACGAGCCCACGTCGAACATAGACCCTGAGGGGACAAACAGCGTCTTCGCTACCTTGAGGGAACTAAAGGGGAAGAAGACTATGATAGTGGTAGAGCACAAGGTGGAGAGAGTCCTCCCCTTCGTGGACAGGGTAATCTTGGTAGACAAGGGGAGGGTTGCCCTAGACTTGAGGAAGGAGGAAATAATAGAGGGCGTGGAGACGCTGGTGGAGGCTGGGGTGGAGGTCCCGTCCTACTTCGTCCTCTCCAGGAAGCTGAAGCTGCCGAGGCCAGACTTTGAGGCTGTGAGGAAGGGGATAAAGGAGGGGAAGGTTGCCCTAGAGGTCCCGAAGAGGAAGGAGGTCCCAGAACCTCCCATAATGTCGGCGAGCTTGAAGGTGACAGCAAAGGACAGGGAGATCGTGGACGCCTCCATAGAGGTCAAGAGGGGGGAGCTGATAGCGTTAATGGGTAGGAACGGGGCAGGGAAGACGACGCTCCTCAAGGCAATAGCAGGCCTTTCCGGGAACGAGCTAAAGGTGACTGGCTCGATAAGGTTCGAGGGGGAGGAGCTGATAAGGAGGCCAATATGGTACAGGGGGAAGTACTTCATGTACCTTCCCCAGTCCTTTGACCTAATCCTTGTGACTAACAAGGTAGAGGACGAGATAGCGTTCTCTTTGAAGAGGAGGGGAGTGAAGGGGTTCGGGCAGGCGGTGGAGAGGTACTTGAGGGAGTTCGGGCTTGAGGAGTACAGAAAGCAGGACCCAATGTTGCTGAGCATGGGACAGAGGAGAAGGGTTGCCATGGCGTCAGTCCTCGCCTCCGGCGTTAAGGTGCTCTTCATGGACGAGCCCACCTCTGGGCAGGACTTCTACAACAGGATAGTGCTCGGGAAGGAGCTGAGGGAAATGACCGACAAGGGGTACTCAATAGTCGTGGTGACCCACGACTCGAGGTTCGCCTACGAGTTTGCGGACAGGGTGGTGCTCATGAGCGAGGGTAAGGTTGTAGCCAATGGCAAACCAGAGGACGTCTTCAAGGTGTCCCGCAGATACGGCGTTGAGCCCCCCTCGGACTTCTTACTGAGGTGGTGA
- a CDS encoding energy-coupling factor transporter transmembrane protein EcfT, with translation MSFVFQQPNLPPLVELAISWFVFLFGATGPIVIILAFVGIRGFLHITRFESGEGILYRLSPLTKLVIVISITVAVSLTIWWFGAILTLVFWLLFFTLNEAKRKVLYVSYLLLSSILGVSTGFAFYTPYSVLQMAFNTNTLNVVWVWPSYFTFAGYEPYLTLQALYYGLQITFRFTAPMLAGLLLVLTTTPSDLMRYLAKVKFPLPFIFALTVAMRTVPRIFDILDTVVKLQLMRGLGYGKPAFLRPFYVLIAALYGLVPTLIFLMKGAKYTAIAADTRAFNSTPRRTYMKEVKYTRADYVAWGLILALYVSVALLLTFGYGRGIPYVGY, from the coding sequence GTGAGCTTCGTCTTCCAACAGCCAAACTTGCCTCCCTTGGTGGAGTTGGCGATAAGCTGGTTCGTCTTCCTCTTTGGGGCCACTGGACCCATTGTGATAATCTTAGCCTTCGTGGGAATAAGGGGGTTCCTACACATTACTAGGTTCGAGAGTGGGGAAGGCATCCTCTACAGGCTAAGCCCATTGACCAAGCTGGTCATAGTGATAAGCATAACTGTAGCGGTCTCCCTGACTATCTGGTGGTTTGGGGCAATTCTGACCTTGGTGTTCTGGTTGCTCTTCTTTACCTTGAATGAAGCCAAGAGAAAAGTCCTATACGTCTCCTACCTCTTGCTGTCCTCAATCCTCGGAGTCTCTACGGGGTTCGCCTTTTACACCCCCTATAGCGTCCTTCAAATGGCTTTTAACACCAACACGCTCAACGTAGTGTGGGTGTGGCCAAGTTACTTCACCTTTGCAGGGTACGAGCCTTACTTGACGCTTCAAGCCTTGTACTACGGCCTCCAAATCACCTTCCGGTTTACGGCACCAATGCTGGCAGGCCTCCTCTTAGTACTCACCACAACTCCCTCTGACTTGATGAGGTACTTGGCAAAGGTAAAGTTCCCCCTACCCTTCATCTTCGCCTTAACCGTTGCCATGAGGACGGTTCCTAGGATATTTGACATCTTGGACACTGTAGTTAAGCTCCAGCTCATGAGGGGGCTTGGTTACGGGAAGCCTGCTTTTCTGAGGCCTTTCTACGTGTTGATAGCTGCCCTATACGGACTAGTGCCCACTTTAATATTCCTCATGAAAGGGGCAAAGTACACTGCGATAGCTGCGGACACTAGGGCATTTAACTCCACCCCTAGGAGGACTTACATGAAAGAGGTGAAGTACACAAGGGCAGACTACGTGGCGTGGGGACTGATCCTGGCGCTTTACGTGTCCGTGGCCCTGCTCTTAACCTTTGGCTACGGGAGAGGCATACCTTACGTAGGGTACTGA
- a CDS encoding alanine--glyoxylate aminotransferase family protein — protein MTRKILMHVGPVTIDVDVLKEGLRGDVGFTSREFVEAFQYSLKAMRRLFNAKPNDQPFIIPGGGTSAMESVTSLLRKGDKVLVVSNGVFGDRWEAILSRYPVSVKVLRAEPGDYVSPDLIEEELKREKYTAVTMTHVETSTGIREPIYEVAKRVRGLVDLIMVDGVSSVSAEETKLENIDVFLTASQKALGTPPGAGLLMLSENAVNRLGEDSVAGYYLNLKNWLPVMRSMEEGKGSYFSTPPVHLILMLAKSFQLIEKESFENRVKRHERISQAIRAGIEGMGLSIVAKRPEAYSNTVTGVLVKKVNPAQVLQEMNNSGIELAPGVHPALAGKYFRIGHMGWVNENDAIATIATLERVLYKLGEPVKLGEGVKATQIQLAKY, from the coding sequence ATGACGAGAAAAATACTCATGCACGTGGGCCCCGTCACCATAGACGTGGACGTCCTCAAGGAGGGGCTGAGGGGAGACGTGGGCTTCACCTCAAGGGAGTTCGTCGAGGCATTTCAGTACTCGCTCAAGGCAATGAGGAGGTTGTTCAACGCTAAGCCTAACGACCAGCCCTTCATAATCCCAGGAGGAGGGACTTCTGCCATGGAGAGCGTCACTTCCCTTCTAAGGAAGGGGGACAAGGTCCTCGTTGTGTCAAACGGGGTCTTCGGCGACAGGTGGGAGGCCATCCTCTCTAGGTACCCCGTGTCCGTGAAGGTATTAAGGGCTGAGCCCGGCGACTACGTCAGCCCGGACTTGATAGAGGAGGAGCTTAAGAGGGAGAAGTACACTGCCGTGACCATGACCCACGTGGAGACGAGCACCGGAATAAGGGAACCAATATACGAGGTGGCAAAGAGGGTGAGGGGGCTAGTGGACTTAATCATGGTGGACGGCGTATCCAGCGTCTCCGCGGAGGAGACCAAACTGGAGAACATAGACGTCTTCTTGACAGCGAGCCAAAAGGCCCTTGGCACTCCACCGGGAGCTGGCCTGTTGATGCTCTCGGAGAACGCGGTAAATAGGCTGGGCGAAGACTCTGTCGCTGGCTACTACTTGAACTTGAAGAACTGGCTACCAGTCATGAGGTCGATGGAGGAGGGCAAGGGATCCTACTTCTCTACTCCCCCAGTCCACTTGATCTTAATGCTGGCCAAGTCCTTTCAGCTCATTGAAAAGGAGAGCTTCGAGAACAGGGTCAAGAGGCACGAGAGGATATCCCAAGCCATAAGGGCAGGAATCGAGGGGATGGGCCTCTCAATCGTTGCCAAGAGACCAGAGGCCTACAGCAACACCGTGACTGGGGTCCTTGTTAAGAAGGTAAACCCTGCCCAGGTCCTCCAAGAGATGAACAACAGCGGTATAGAGCTTGCCCCGGGAGTGCACCCCGCGTTGGCTGGGAAGTACTTCAGGATAGGGCACATGGGGTGGGTTAACGAGAACGACGCTATAGCTACAATAGCAACGCTGGAGAGGGTGTTGTACAAGCTGGGCGAACCGGTGAAGCTGGGAGAGGGCGTCAAGGCCACCCAGATACAGCTGGCTAAATACTGA
- a CDS encoding TenA family protein codes for MLTEEMWSSISDVYSAILSHPFLRELAEGTLQEEKFKYYIAQDYLYLKEFSRALFVLSAKAPEDQGAIFAEHATHVINMERELHQYFISRLGIKPTPPSSTNLLYTSFLLSTVYSRPYHEGVSAVLPCYWIYMEVGKELKKRGSPKEEYQRWIDTYGGEEYERGVRQVLEIANSFKLTEEEKREAIRKFRLASIMEYMFWDSAYKLEGFPFSI; via the coding sequence ATGCTAACGGAGGAGATGTGGAGCTCGATCTCGGACGTGTACTCCGCGATACTGTCCCACCCCTTTCTAAGGGAGCTTGCGGAAGGTACATTACAGGAGGAGAAGTTCAAGTACTACATTGCCCAAGACTATCTCTACCTCAAGGAGTTCAGCAGGGCACTCTTCGTGCTGTCGGCGAAGGCCCCTGAGGACCAAGGAGCGATCTTCGCGGAGCACGCGACCCACGTCATTAACATGGAGAGGGAACTACACCAGTACTTCATCTCTAGGTTGGGCATCAAACCAACGCCCCCGTCCTCTACAAACCTCCTCTACACGTCATTCCTCCTCTCCACTGTGTACTCGAGGCCCTATCACGAGGGGGTCTCAGCTGTCCTGCCGTGCTACTGGATATACATGGAGGTAGGGAAGGAGCTAAAGAAGAGGGGCTCCCCAAAGGAGGAGTACCAGAGGTGGATAGACACCTACGGTGGGGAGGAGTACGAGAGGGGAGTGAGGCAGGTCCTGGAGATAGCGAACTCCTTTAAGCTCACGGAGGAAGAGAAAAGGGAGGCAATAAGGAAGTTTAGACTTGCCTCGATCATGGAGTACATGTTCTGGGACTCTGCGTACAAGCTTGAGGGCTTTCCCTTCAGTATTTAG